In Caballeronia sp. TF1N1, the DNA window AACGGAGGCATCGTAACCTCTTACGGATGTCCCAATGGAATCGGCAAGTCGAGAAAGCTCCAAGAGGCGATTTTCCTCCAGCCCGCGGAATGAATGGCTGGTTTCTCAGAAGGAGCAGTCCCCACGAGCGACCTAGCAACGGCGAAGGTGAACGACTGTTCGTGGCCGGATTGAGGCTGTGCCCTCGGCAATTTGCGCGCCGCAAAGCGGCCATTCAGCGACAGGAAACGGGAGCTTGGTTGGTCGAACTGGATGCCGCTCTCGACTGGCGGCTCCTGGCCGAGAACTGCCAAAGTCGGACGACGTCCATTGCCACTTTTTCAGCCGCTCACGGATATCGATATAGCCGTTCGCGCTCGCTAATCGGAACGGGAGTGAATATGTGAATTTCGTTGCTTCAATAAGCGGCTACGATAATTTTGCGTTCCGCACGGCAATTTCGGACACGGTAAGGGCATTCTCCAATCGCGCCATTTCCAGATCGTTCTGGCTGCCATCGATCCATTTCGCGTAGGTCCGCAGGAACATCTCCACGGTGTGGCCGAGTTGGCGCGCGCAGAACGCCGGCGTCATGCCGGCCATCAGCATGCTGGTGGCATATGAATGGCGCATGTTGTAGGGGCGGCGATAGCGCAGCCCCAGGCGCTGCAGGATGCGCGCCCAGTACACGCGCTGGAACGCCTCCTCGCTATGCCATGGCTTGCCCGAACGCGGGTCCTGGTACACCCGCCCGCCTGCCACTTGGGTAAAGGCACGCTGGCGCTGCAGGGCGGCGTGTGCGCGGCTATTTAGCCGTACGAGGCGTGCTTCCGCCGTCTTGGTGCGGTTTTTCTCTTCGCCCGCCACCAACACACGTTCGACGGCGATGGTCTTGTCCTTGAAATCCACGTAGCGCCATTCCAGCCCGTTGATCTCCGACGTGCGCAGCCCCGTCCAGAACCATAGTTCGATGTAGTTGTGAATCTGAGCATCGACGTTGGCAGCCTCTGCGATGATCGCTTCCGACTCGTCGCGCGAAAACGGATCGGTGGGTTGGCGCTGGTGCTTGGCGCGCGGGACGGCTTCGGCGAGGTTGGTGGCGATGAGCTGATCGGCGCAGGCGACCGCCAGCGCCAGTCGCAGCACGGAAACGTAATTGTTGATCGTCTTGCCGGAGAGTTCGCGACGGCTGGCGATCGCTGTGAGAATGTGCGAGAGTTTGAGCGAGGAGAGCGCCAGTGTGCCCATCGGATGCCCGCGGTTGTCGCACGACGAGCGGCTCCAGAACTTGACCGCGGCGTCGTAGCCGATGCGTGTGGATGTTTCAATGCGCGTCAAATCGAGCCATTGCGTGAGCCAGGCTTCGACGCTGAGCTCGGTAGGCGCTCGCTCCCTTGTTTTTCGCTTTGTGGGCATAGGCTGCTTGGACCGTTCATTAGGCGGCTGTAGCGCCCCTACGCGCGCCTGCGGGGCCGGCATCGACGCTGACACCGGCTCCAGCACGGGCGCAAGCGCCTCGTCATCAGGGAAATACTCGTCCATGCTGAAGTTGCCGATCTTGATGCGCCCGCAGATCTCTGCGATGAGCCGATTCGCATACTTGATGTTCGCCGGCGTCGGTGGCACCGCTGCGCCGTCGACCATGAGCGTGCGCCTATAACGCACGCCACCTGCAGTGAAGCTCAGGCGAATGGAGGCTGCGCGGACTTCTACGCCCCCTGTCGTTCTACCCATTTCTGATACCCCGTCAATGAAATAAAGATGCCGCCATCTGGTGCGCGGCGGTATTCGCGTCCTTCGAGCCACTTGCCTTCCTCGATCTTGCGTCGGATGGCTTTCACAGAGAGCCCGGTCAGGGCGGCGGCCAATGGCACCGTCACGTAGTGCGCGGTCTCGGTGGTTCCGGCTTGCAGCGTACGCATGGTGCGTATTCCTTATCGTGTTAGAACCGCGTTCTCAGAGTCCGTTTCCGTGTGGGTGAGCCGCGGCGCACTGTAGCGTCGTTTGCCACGAACAGCCACTGACAAATAGACTTCTCGCGAGTGTGGCGTTTCGTCGGCAGGTTGAGCGAGGTCTCCCAAGAACGGCTTGACGTCTTGGCACGCAATAGGCTCTGCGTTGCGGTCGTCTACCGAGCTTTGTCCGAGCACCGGCGCAGGGCGGCTTGTCGCAGGTAGCCCATGCCGGCGCGAAGATGTTCGAGATCACGCTCGACCTTGCGGATGCTGCGCCAGTCCGAACTGGTCACCGAAACGATGATGAAGTCGCCCGTGCCTCGGTGACGCACGCGCACATGATGATCGGTCCGGGTGATCTCCAGATTCGGATAGCGCGCGAGCAGCTTGCGCATGTTTTTGTTTGGGACGAGGCGCTTCATGATGGTGAGTTGCTGGCTCAACGTGTATTGGACCGAGATGCGGAGACGTCGATCACATGAAGCGAAGCGCCGTGCAGCGCCTTGCGAACGATCGGCTGGATGCCGAAGTCCCGCACCTCGCGACAGATGCCGTCGAAAGCGATCTGTGCTTCGCGAGGCGTTGAGGCGTTGCTATGAATCGCGTGAACGAAATCGATGACGCAGGCCGCACCCAAATAGAAGAGGGTTTCGCACACCTCGCGTTGGTCGTTGGGGATGGGAGGGTGCATCGTGTATGCGGTGAGATCCTTTGCCAGCGTCGCGAGCGCTTGCATAGCGTTCTCCTTTTAACGTGGGCGGCCAATGAGCACGGGCCGCGACGCGTGTCGACGTCTTCCGTGTCAGGCGCCCTCGCCGGGCGGTTCGGCGTCGTGTGCAGCCAATGCCAGGTCCGTATTGATCTGCTCGGCCAGTTCGTACAACTCGTCACGCTGACTCTCGTCGGCGAGTGAGTCGATTAGTTTGGAGGCGGCGGCGAGCGCCGCGAGGTCCTTCGCCTTGTTGAGCCGTTCCGCAATTTGGGCGTAGGTGAGCGAGAAGGGTGACGACGTACTCTGTGACTCGTGGACTTCGTCTGGGCCATTTGGGCTCAAACGTGTGCCGCGCGCTGCTTTCGGCGCCCCCACGGCCTGCCTCTTCACGGGCGCATCAAGCGCCGGTCTTGACGTCGATATCGCCTCCACAGAGGCAGCCGTTTCGCGGATCGTCGCGTTGATCGCCGACACCGGGTCGATGACTTCGGGCACGGGTGCGAAGTGCTGAGCGTCGCGTGCATCGTCGCGCACGAGTACCGCGCGCGCGGTGGCCGACATCGGCAGACGTTTGCATAGGCGCTTGAGTACACGCACCTTTGCCATTTCCTCGGTCCAGTTGTGCCAAGGTGTGTCGTCGGACCGCGCCTGCGACAACTCGCGGAATCTCTGCACCTCGCGCCACGACATCGCCTCGAAGTAGACGCCGCCGTCCTTAGTGCGTGCGAACGCATAGATCAGCAGTGGCTGCGCATCGGACTGCGCGAAGTCTGGACGGTGCTGGAAGTGCTCGCCATGCTCATCTACGAGATAGTCGAAGCGGTCGGCGCTCGTCACGATGTGCGCGCCCAGGTCGAGTAACTCACCCGACTGGCGCACGAGTTTCACGAGGCCCCATACCATCGGCTGCCACGACGCGATATAGCAGTTCGCTCGTTTGTTGAAATACGGCACGATCGCGCCTTCCCGGCCATCAGGCATGAGTCCATCCTCGGCGGCTTCCATACACGCGGCCAGCAGGCTGGTTCGATCCGCGGCGGCGAGTTTCTCGTTCGCGCTCACCGCAGTCAGCACAATCCGGCAGAAGCCACCCAGATCGATGTGTTTAGGCAGGACAAGTTGCAGTTCTTTCTGTTGCTTGTCGAGGTCGCCGCGGAAGGCTGCGATGTTGGCATTGACGGACATGACATCTCCTCAGACTGCATCGAATTGCAACGCCCACTTCGGCAGACGCAGCGGCTCGATCGTTTCGATGTAGCCTTGCCACCGACCGGTGCGCAATGCCGCGGCATAAATTGAGGCGGCGCGATCGGCCAGATCTCCGCCGAGACGCAGCACCTGGCTATCGATGACGTAACAACGCAAGCCGAAAGGCGGGTCGGTCTCGATGGCGATCCAGGCGAAGAATGGTGGTGAAGCGTGGAGCGTGTGCTCGACCGCGCGCCAATAGTGCGCGGCCTGGGCGTGGTAGTTCAAGTGGGCGACTGACCGCGCGAACGCCGTAGGCGCCGCGTCTGAGGTAGTCTTTAAGTCCACCACGCCATGATCAGCGCGGACCGCATCGACCCGTGCCTTGCACGGGATGTCAAACTGATCGTCGGTCCAAAATAGCGAAACTTCACTGGCAATGTCGTCGAGCAAGAGTCGCGCGCCAGCGTTGGCCCAAACGGCGTCGCGAACGCGCTGCGCTCGATTGAACTCCTCTTGTTTCAATGGCACGCGACCCTTCAGATTCGCTTCGAAGTCGGCCCAGATGGCCTTGTCGGCGCTGGAGCGCCGGTCGCAAGCCGGAGCGATCGAAACGGGCGGCTCCCGGTGAGGTTCGAGCACGAGCGCATGGACGACAGTGCCGAAAGCCATGGCGGCCGTCTGCGTGTGCGGTGCCTTGCGCCAAACGTGATAGTGGGCCGGCGAGCGTAGCAACTTCGAAATGCCGGAGGCGCTCAAGGCATCACGCGCGTGATAGTCGACGGCCGTCAGATCATCGTAGCGGCCGGCCAGCATGTTCGCAGATACGTTAGCGTGGGCCGACGCCGGTGCGCTTGGATCGTGGCTCAGATCTAGATCGGTGTCAGATGTGCTCATTGCCGTCTTGATCCAGTGATAGTGAACAGCTGCCGAGGGCGGCTGTAATTGCCACGATCGAGCCGTGGCCGATTCCGGGAATCAGCAGCAGTTCGTGTTCGCTCAGTTCACAAAGTCCTCGAACGGATCGCACGCCGGCCCGGCGCAGCGAGTGCAGCGTGCGCGGCTTCAGTCCAAGTGCGCGTAGCGAGCGCGTCGCATGTACGCAGCTTGTCGCGCTCGAAGACACGGCGTCGACGCCGTGACCGGAAACGTCGGAAGTGCAATCGAGTTTGAAGGGGGGCTGCATCGCGAGGAATCCGAAAGCAAGAGCAGACACAGCGCACAATAGAAAAACGGCAGCGCTAGCGCAAGAGCAATTTATTCGAGTCGCAAAATAAATGATTCGGATGACGAATAAAACCAGAGTTAGTTTGAAAAGCAATTTTTTGTCAGAACGCTTGAGACACCGACGAAAGAGCCGGTTGAAAACAAGATGCGTGTTCTGTTGGTATCTGAGGAAATCACCTCGTTATCGGGATAAATACTAAGAGGCCGTTTCGTGGATTTCAACGGTGCCTTCACGCCACTCGAAAGCGTCTTAATCTGTACCGCAGCGGATCATCTCGTATCAAGCTGACTTATCTAAGCTAATCCGCACATCGGAGGCTCAATTGGAACGCTAATTGAAATGATCGTTCGATTTCGTCATCGTTACGGCTCGAAACCGTATCGTCGCGAATTGATTGAGTCGCCGCGCATGCCCTGGCGCATCTTTAAAAGTCGAGAATGGAGATAGCCGGCGCCGCCGGATGGCCACGGTTATTGATTTGGCCGTGTCATCCACATTCGATGGGAGAAACGGCATGTGGTACTGGGAACGTTGCGTCGATAATCGCGTGAATCTGAAGAGCGGGCGGGTCAGTAGCATGCTCAAGCTAAACGAAGTTGCGCGGCGGGCACGCTGGATAGTAGACCGGCGAAACAGTCAGGAAATCGAAGCAGCCGCGGCGAACGTCGATTCCTTCATTGAACAGTATTTTGAAGACTGGGGGTACCCGCGTGATGAGACCGAAAGCGATCGTGCTCCGGCGAGCTTTTGCCGCGGCGTCATCTCGGATGCGTCGGCGTTGCGCGATGCGCTCAAAGCATACGACCTCGACAGCGATCCGGATTTTCCAAAGGGTGAGGCGTACGAATACTTCGCTGTACTGGCACTCTGTCACGCCATCGACGGAGAGCTGTTTTTAAGCCTTGCACACGCAAAGGCTGCCGCACGTCCGGTCATTCGGAGCAGTAGCGGTCGGCACACACTCAGCGTGACCTTGACGGACGTGATGGATGATCCGTTCACCTGGTGGCATGAGGCAGCGCAACATGCGTTGGAAGCACAGGAGGCGATGTTATGGGCCGAAGCGCTGCGCGACGAGAAATCAGGAGAGGCGATAGACAAAATAAATCAAGAAATCAAAGAACAGCGTCGGCGAGCAGCGGACCTCGTGGAGGCAACCAGGAAGAGCATCTCGGAGATGGCTTCGAGAAATGCAGCTAAGCGGCATGCGGGCACCAACGCAGCAAAGCGCCTGGCCCACAAACTGTTCCGACAGCACCGTTCCGAGTTTCGTAGCCTGGATGCGCTGGCGGAGGCCATCACGGAAAAGATCGAAGCCGAAGCAAGCCGACCCGACTTTGCTTTGTGTGCCGTAGCTTCGCGGACGATCAGAAGGTGGTTGACTGAATTTGGCCAGCCCGGCTACGCCCCGGACAAGCCGTAGTCACGGGCTCAGACCGGGCAGTAGTCTCACGCTGGCGTTGGTTCGGCGTCAAATTACCTACACGCTGCGCGCAGCGAGCTTTTCAAACTTCGATTTGCGGTATTCAATCGGTATCGTCTCAGGCACTTTACGAACGCCTGGCGCGATACATCAAGCAGTCCGACCGTATTGCGCCGCAGTTAGGAGCCATACCGTGTCAGCTTCCATTCTTCCCGATGCTTTTGTGCTGTTCGATGTGTACCCGGACAGCGCTTTCGTCAACGTCAGGACGGTGGGCCTTCTGTATGGGTGTACCGCGCAGACGGTATGGCGGCGCGTACGTAAAGGCGTCATTCCAGCACCGCAGAAGCTCGGCGTCACCGCGCGCTGGAACGTTGGCGAACTGAGGCGGGCGCTTGTCGACAGAAAGCCGGATACCGATGAATCGTCCTCTCTAAGTTCGTCAAGGGCCTGATCATTCTTGCAATGAGTAAAGCTGCCCTTGACAACAAGTCTTGTGGCCGGTTGTGGTCCGGCTCCATGCTTTACCTGATCAGCAGGCTTAGCGACAGACCATCAAACGCCCGGGAAGAAATGCGATAACGGAACGCCGGGGAATACACTTGGAAGGAGGTGTTGAAATGAATCGTGTCAAAAATAGTTGTACTAATGGAATAGATGAAGTTCAACAGTGGTATGGCTACGAACGTGAGGAGCAGGCTAAGCTTGGTGTTTTGACTCGTTCCCCTCGCGACAAAGCCGAACGTGAGATGTCCGAGCGTGCGAGCCAAGTCGGATCGGAAGAGCCGCGGTCTGAGCGCGAGGCGATCGTACTGCCTATGTGCCGCGAACGCCGGCGCGTGCGCGTCACGTGCACGGCGGCGATCGTGGATGCCTGGCTTGCGCTGCCGCGACTCAACCGTCACTTTGATCAGCGAGTGGCCGATCGCTATGCGCAGACGATGGTCGAGGGGTACTGGCGCGAGTGCAATGGTGACTGCCTGCGCTTCACAAGCAATGGCAAGCTCGGTGACGGGCAGCACCGGCTTGATGCGGCTCGTCAAGCCTTGCAATACGGTGTCGCTATCACATTCGACGTCGAGGTCGCAATCGACCCGGACGTTGTGCTCAGCTTCGATAGCGGACGCCGCCGCCTGCCGAGAGACGTGGCCACCATGCAGGGGCTTGCCCCATGGGAAGCGCAGAAAGCCGCTCAGGCAGCAAGCCTGCTATTCAACTATGAATGCCGCCAGGCAATGTGGATGACGCAGGCACCGGGTTTGTTTGAGATCGATGCCTACCTGCGCACGCATCCAGAGATCAGCCGCTCAGCGTCGTTCATGAAGGCACTCAATCTGCGCGGCGTGCCTTACCCGTATGGTCTGGCGGTGGCTATGCATACGCTCTTCAGTCCCCTTTTTGACCCAAGCTTGCAGCAGTTCGATGTGCTCGCCCCGCTCGTGCATGCGCTTGCGCGCGTTGAGCAGCACCGTCAGCAGCGGGCGGTGCCTCACACCGTCCAATGACGAACGCGTGCAGGCAAGCGAAGGCTTACGAGGGATGTCGCGGCAGTAGAGCGCCGAAAATTGAGTTCCAGTCGGCACCGCCGATTCCGGGCCGGCCGACAGGCTGCACACGAAAATATCATTAAGCGCTTTGGTGCCGACCGCACCAAGCGTTCAAAGCAGACTGAGCATTTCAGCCGGGCCGTAAGGATTGTCATGGCGTACTTCAGACGAGTGAACATCATGAAAAAGACAGCGGAACCTCTTGGCAACACGCCGGAATCTTCGGTCGGCAAACAGAGAAGCCGTCGGCGCACTTCGATCTTGCCGGTGATTCACGTGTTGTCGGCCAAAGAGATGCGCACCCTGCGCGATCGCTATCAAAGTAGCCGTGGCCAGCTCGATCCCCGAACGCGGGCGCTGCTGCGCGACGCGTCGGGCATGCGCCCGGGCGACGTGCTGATCGAGCATATGCAGGGGCTGGAGGAAACGAAGTAAGTCGGTAACTCGGTCGTTCGTTGACGATTGCAATACGATGATCATGATGATGAAAGCTTTTCTAACTGTTACCGCTGTGCTGTTTGTCGCAGGCGCGTTGGGCAACCTCGGCGACCTCGCACGAGGCGTGCCGCCCACGCCACTTGGCAACCACGTGAGAGCCATGAGCGTGCTGCTGCAAGGCATGCTCGGCGCGTGGGCGGTGTACTCGCTGCTGCGCGGGGTGAGCCCATGAGACCGCTCGACCATCTGAGTGGTTGGCGTATCAAAAGCCAGGATGACGAAGCGCACACTGGCGCTTTTCGGCTAATCGCCGCGCCTACGCACGCGACGCTGTACCTGATCGCCTCGAACGGCGGCGGATGGGATCACGTCAGCGTGACCGTGGCGGGCGAGGGGCGTTGTCCCTTGTGGTCGGAGATGGCCTGGGTCCGGGACCAGTTCTTCGAACCCGGCGAGACCGTGATGCAGCTCCATCCGCCGCGTGACCAATACATCAACAACCACGCCTATTGCCTGCACCTGTGGCGTGCGCATCACCAGGCGATCCCGTTGCCGCCGACGATTATGGTC includes these proteins:
- a CDS encoding site-specific integrase; the encoded protein is MGRTTGGVEVRAASIRLSFTAGGVRYRRTLMVDGAAVPPTPANIKYANRLIAEICGRIKIGNFSMDEYFPDDEALAPVLEPVSASMPAPQARVGALQPPNERSKQPMPTKRKTRERAPTELSVEAWLTQWLDLTRIETSTRIGYDAAVKFWSRSSCDNRGHPMGTLALSSLKLSHILTAIASRRELSGKTINNYVSVLRLALAVACADQLIATNLAEAVPRAKHQRQPTDPFSRDESEAIIAEAANVDAQIHNYIELWFWTGLRTSEINGLEWRYVDFKDKTIAVERVLVAGEEKNRTKTAEARLVRLNSRAHAALQRQRAFTQVAGGRVYQDPRSGKPWHSEEAFQRVYWARILQRLGLRYRRPYNMRHSYATSMLMAGMTPAFCARQLGHTVEMFLRTYAKWIDGSQNDLEMARLENALTVSEIAVRNAKLS
- a CDS encoding excisionase family protein, with product MRTLQAGTTETAHYVTVPLAAALTGLSVKAIRRKIEEGKWLEGREYRRAPDGGIFISLTGYQKWVERQGA
- a CDS encoding recombinase RecT, translated to MSVNANIAAFRGDLDKQQKELQLVLPKHIDLGGFCRIVLTAVSANEKLAAADRTSLLAACMEAAEDGLMPDGREGAIVPYFNKRANCYIASWQPMVWGLVKLVRQSGELLDLGAHIVTSADRFDYLVDEHGEHFQHRPDFAQSDAQPLLIYAFARTKDGGVYFEAMSWREVQRFRELSQARSDDTPWHNWTEEMAKVRVLKRLCKRLPMSATARAVLVRDDARDAQHFAPVPEVIDPVSAINATIRETAASVEAISTSRPALDAPVKRQAVGAPKAARGTRLSPNGPDEVHESQSTSSPFSLTYAQIAERLNKAKDLAALAAASKLIDSLADESQRDELYELAEQINTDLALAAHDAEPPGEGA
- a CDS encoding PD-(D/E)XK nuclease-like domain-containing protein, which produces MSTSDTDLDLSHDPSAPASAHANVSANMLAGRYDDLTAVDYHARDALSASGISKLLRSPAHYHVWRKAPHTQTAAMAFGTVVHALVLEPHREPPVSIAPACDRRSSADKAIWADFEANLKGRVPLKQEEFNRAQRVRDAVWANAGARLLLDDIASEVSLFWTDDQFDIPCKARVDAVRADHGVVDLKTTSDAAPTAFARSVAHLNYHAQAAHYWRAVEHTLHASPPFFAWIAIETDPPFGLRCYVIDSQVLRLGGDLADRAASIYAAALRTGRWQGYIETIEPLRLPKWALQFDAV
- a CDS encoding DNA-directed RNA polymerase subunit alpha C-terminal domain-containing protein produces the protein MQPPFKLDCTSDVSGHGVDAVSSSATSCVHATRSLRALGLKPRTLHSLRRAGVRSVRGLCELSEHELLLIPGIGHGSIVAITAALGSCSLSLDQDGNEHI
- a CDS encoding AlpA family transcriptional regulator, with protein sequence MSASILPDAFVLFDVYPDSAFVNVRTVGLLYGCTAQTVWRRVRKGVIPAPQKLGVTARWNVGELRRALVDRKPDTDESSSLSSSRA